From a region of the Castanea sativa cultivar Marrone di Chiusa Pesio chromosome 10, ASM4071231v1 genome:
- the LOC142612025 gene encoding uncharacterized protein LOC142612025: MDVESNPHPNPAFVKWQKSDRLVKGWLTATLSEEVLGIVVGLNTSVEVWNALVHAFARVSSDRSLALKQRLTSMTRGIDTLAVYLRRFKAVCDDLAAIGKLVTDEKKSWWLLNGLGKEYAMFTTTMLRPPVLPYSEIVTLLESYAKRHNLDAQPAPQMVFYALKCFNRFNHSISPDDIPKALVAIKIADNQDSEWFANTGATDHITDDLAIIGTGVSSIKLNDVLLVPDIKKNLLSVSKLTTDFPFTFEFDGLGFVIKDMTTNQIVAKGCK, encoded by the exons ATGGATGTTGAGTCCAATCCACATCCAAACCCTGCATTTGTGAAGTGGCAAAAATCAGACCGTCTAGTCAAAGGATGGTTGACAGCCACTCTATCTGAAGAAGTCCTTGGCATTGTTGTCGGTCTCAACACTTCAGTTGAGGTCTGGAATGCACTTGTACATGCCTTTGCACGAGTTTCATCTGATCGTAGCCTTGCACTAAAGCAGCGGCTCACTTCTATGACTCGGGGCATTGACACTTTGGCTGTGTATTTACGCCGATTCAAAGCTGTCTGTGATGATCTTGCTGCCATTGGCAAACTAGTTACGGATGAAAAGAAGTCATGGTGGCTTCTAAATGGACTTGGCAAGGAGTATGCAATGTTCACCACCACTATGCTTCGCCCTCCAGTTCTACCATATTCTGAAATAGTTACTCTATTAGAGAGTTATGCTAAACGGCATAACCTTGATGCACAACCAGCTCCTCAAATGGTCTTCTATG CTCTTAAGTGCTTTAATCGATTCAACCATTCAATCTCTCCAGATGATATCCCAAAAGCACTTGTAGCTATAAAGATTGCTGATAATCAAGATTCTGAATGGTTCGCAAATACTGGAGCAACGGATCATATAACAGACGATCTAG CAATTATTGGTACTGGTGTTTCTTCTATCAAATTAAATGATGTTTTGTTGGTTCCTGATATAAAGAAAAATCTACTCTCTGTTAGCAAGCTTACAACTGATTTTCCCTTCACTTTTGAATTTGATGGTCTTGGTTTTGTGATAAAGGACATGACAACCAACCAAATAGTAGCGAAAGGGTGTAAATGA
- the LOC142612024 gene encoding small heat shock protein, chloroplastic-like — MATITKQLSALSSLRSIARFVHTVDTRFPLIMSSTAAEVEGEVRPYYEVKKDEQEMILKVNLPGVDNEGTKVWVEEEDHGALCFKAVSQDSTELFAKGYEGKFLCNSHLYLLDQYKSQVDNGVLKIIVPKKTGA, encoded by the coding sequence ATGGCTACCATTACCAAACAGCTCTCAGCCCTCTCTAGTCTACGTTCCATAGCCCGATTCGTCCACACCGTGGACACTAGATTTCCTCTGATCATGAGTAGTACTGCTGCTGAAGTTGAAGGAGAAGTGCGTCCTTACTATGAAGTCAAGAAAGATGAGCAAGAGATGATTTTGAAGGTCAACCTACCTGGGGTGGACAACGAGGGCACAAAAGTTTGGGTGGAAGAGGAAGACCATGGTGCTCTTTGCTTCAAAGCTGTTTCACAGGACTCTACTGAGCTTTTCGCTAAGGGTTACGAAGGAAAGTTTCTCTGTAACTCTCATCTTTATCTACTAGATCAGTATAAGTCTCAAGTCGACAATGGAGTCTTGAAAATCATTGTTCCCAAGAAGACTGGAGCTTGA